The following proteins are co-located in the Leptidea sinapis chromosome 30, ilLepSina1.1, whole genome shotgun sequence genome:
- the LOC126973910 gene encoding transcription factor ATOH8: MALNMSTDLTTCEDIVKAEVKEERILEKDAGFVSGGEDDDSCSGPAHSDDSGVRLVDPIPRKRPRTPTKLQPPKKRIRISSRDDLTSPEIDARTSPFRPWSFADEPQQEPLSLVKKASETSLLRQRRRPIEPPPIPIPIPQQPGPPRVPPHPGVIESFSDKKREQRNYKNMTRERRIEANARERTRVHTISAAFDTLRRAIPSYSHNQKLSKLSVLRIACAYISALSSATEPDADLADAVEKVTQTIHTEGKLRKKKDE, translated from the coding sequence AAGAAAGAATACTAGAAAAAGACGCTGGCTTTGTCTCCGGGGGCGAAGATGATGATTCATGTTCGGGGCCAGCACATTCTGACGACTCTGGAGTCCGGCTGGTGGATCCTATACCAAGGAAACGACCACGAACCCCCACTAAACTCCAACCACCCAAGAAACGAATCAGAATCAGCTCAAGAGATGATCTCACGAGTCCTGAGATAGACGCACGAACTAGTCCATTTCGACCCTGGTCTTTTGCCGACGAACCTCAACAAGAGCCATTGTCTTTAGTCAAGAAGGCCAGCGAAACTAGCTTGCTTAGGCAAAGACGGAGGCCCATAGAACCTCCGCCTATACCGATCCCGATTCCTCAACAACCAGGACCTCCAAGAGTTCCGCCACATCCAGGTGTCATAGAGTCGTTTTCAGATAAAAAGAGAGAGCAAAGGAACTATAAGAACATGACGAGAGAAagaaggatagaagcaaatgctAGAGAACGTACAAGAGTGCATACGATCAGTGCAGCATTTGATACTCTAAGGCGCGCCATTCCCTCATATAGTCATAACCAAAAACTGTCTAAACTGTCCGTTCTCAGGATAGCCTGCGCATATATATCTGCATTATCATCAGCGACAGAGCCTGATGCAGATTTAGCGGACGCTGTAGAGAAGGTGACGCAAACGATTCATACGGAAGGAAAgttaagaaagaagaaagatgAATAA